From Sulfurovum zhangzhouensis, the proteins below share one genomic window:
- the dksA gene encoding RNA polymerase-binding protein DksA, with protein MLKKEEMQVFSEKLSARKKQIEKNLAGTELELDAMRDLELNDEGDFAAASAETIVDSAILTQQRKELAEIELALDKIKKGTYGICEMCEEPIGKKRLEVKNFARFCITCREITEKEQM; from the coding sequence ATGTTAAAAAAAGAAGAAATGCAGGTTTTCAGCGAAAAGCTAAGTGCGAGAAAAAAGCAGATAGAGAAGAACCTGGCAGGTACTGAGCTCGAATTGGATGCAATGCGTGATCTTGAGCTAAATGACGAGGGAGATTTTGCTGCTGCATCTGCTGAAACTATTGTAGATAGCGCGATTTTAACACAGCAACGTAAAGAATTAGCCGAAATTGAACTAGCTTTGGATAAAATAAAAAAAGGTACATATGGTATCTGTGAGATGTGTGAGGAACCTATAGGAAAAAAACGCTTGGAAGTGAAAAACTTTGCTCGTTTTTGTATCACATGTCGGGAGATAACCGAAAAAGAACAAATGTAA
- a CDS encoding tRNA dihydrouridine synthase, whose amino-acid sequence MATIDFSKTLYALAPLAGFTDLPFRSVVKKFGVDLTVSEMISSNALVHQSKKTYRMVEKSPLEDLYSIQLAGSDQEVMRKAVEYVNTLDDVSVIDLNCGCPAPKIVNNLQGSSLLTDLDKMGETIRTIKKHSLKPYTSVKIRIGFNEKNPIEIAKICEDNGADFIAVHGRTRAGRYKAPVDYDAIRDIKKAVSIPVIANGDIDSPEKAKWVLEHTGADGIMIGRAAVGRPWIFHQIKEGMEEVSPALIKAVVLEHFDQMIEHYENYGAIMFRKNLHSYSKAGFQGASAFRNLVNRMEDPKEMREVIEEFFSQDYISRPH is encoded by the coding sequence ATGGCTACTATTGATTTTAGTAAAACACTGTATGCATTAGCACCCCTTGCAGGCTTTACCGACCTGCCTTTCCGTTCGGTTGTAAAGAAGTTTGGTGTTGATCTGACCGTCTCAGAAATGATCAGCTCCAATGCACTGGTTCATCAAAGCAAAAAGACCTACCGAATGGTTGAAAAATCCCCTCTTGAAGATCTTTACAGTATTCAACTTGCCGGTTCTGATCAGGAAGTAATGCGAAAGGCTGTAGAGTATGTTAATACATTGGATGATGTTTCTGTGATCGATCTTAATTGCGGATGTCCTGCACCTAAAATAGTCAATAACCTACAAGGATCATCACTCCTTACAGATCTTGATAAAATGGGAGAGACAATACGTACGATCAAAAAGCATTCTCTCAAGCCATATACTTCAGTAAAAATTCGTATAGGTTTTAATGAAAAAAACCCTATCGAGATTGCAAAGATTTGTGAGGATAACGGTGCCGACTTTATCGCAGTACATGGACGTACACGAGCCGGACGCTACAAAGCTCCTGTAGACTATGATGCGATACGTGATATCAAAAAAGCAGTTTCTATCCCTGTGATCGCAAATGGAGATATTGATTCTCCGGAAAAGGCAAAATGGGTATTGGAACATACCGGGGCTGACGGTATCATGATTGGACGTGCTGCCGTAGGCAGGCCGTGGATATTCCATCAGATCAAGGAGGGGATGGAAGAAGTATCTCCGGCTTTGATCAAAGCAGTAGTATTGGAACATTTTGATCAGATGATTGAACACTATGAAAATTATGGCGCAATTATGTTCCGAAAAAATTTGCATAGTTACTCAAAAGCAGGATTTCAGGGAGCATCGGCATTCAGGAATCTTGTAAATCGTATGGAAGATCCAAAAGAGATGAGAGAGGTCATAGAAGAGTTTTTCTCTCAAGACTATATAAGCCGTCCTCACTGA
- a CDS encoding 23S rRNA (pseudouridine(1915)-N(3))-methyltransferase RlmH: protein MKINVIIVDKKGKEPLYAPLIEHYKKIAKPFAKVEVIEVFDKEIAKAHDISPDAAQKSYTKALEKYLSSGYNVALDPSSKEVDSHDFAELLKDKTEVNLYIGGAYGFEEAFLTKCNKAISFGKITLSHKLVKIVLLEQIFRGLSINNNHPYHK, encoded by the coding sequence GTGAAGATCAATGTGATTATTGTAGATAAAAAGGGTAAAGAGCCACTCTATGCTCCTCTTATCGAACATTATAAGAAGATTGCCAAACCTTTTGCCAAAGTAGAGGTGATAGAGGTTTTTGATAAAGAGATCGCCAAGGCACATGATATTTCACCCGATGCTGCTCAAAAATCATACACCAAAGCATTAGAAAAGTATTTGAGCAGTGGCTATAATGTCGCACTTGATCCATCAAGCAAGGAAGTGGATAGTCATGATTTTGCCGAATTGCTTAAGGATAAGACAGAAGTCAACCTCTACATTGGCGGTGCCTACGGCTTTGAAGAAGCTTTTTTAACTAAATGTAATAAAGCAATATCATTTGGTAAAATTACGCTTTCACACAAATTAGTGAAAATTGTATTGCTTGAACAGATCTTTAGGGGGCTGTCCATCAATAACAACCATCCATATCATAAATAG
- a CDS encoding low molecular weight protein-tyrosine-phosphatase, giving the protein MSSHKKVLFVCLGNICRSPLAEGVAQKHIDEYSLPLYVESAGTSNWHEGEAPCHNSIKVAQNNGIDISRQRSRPITKLDITSFDYVIAMDTQNQADLKAFGFEKVFRLGEFGGYKGADVPDPYFFKGFEGFEKVYEMVACCVEDILKQIKQQTL; this is encoded by the coding sequence ATGTCTAGTCATAAAAAAGTCCTTTTTGTCTGTTTAGGCAATATTTGCAGGTCTCCTCTTGCTGAAGGGGTTGCTCAAAAACATATCGATGAATACAGCCTTCCACTTTATGTAGAATCAGCAGGGACAAGTAACTGGCATGAAGGGGAAGCTCCCTGTCACAACTCTATCAAAGTAGCACAAAATAATGGCATCGATATCTCCCGACAGCGTTCACGTCCTATCACAAAACTGGATATCACTTCATTTGACTATGTGATCGCAATGGATACCCAAAACCAAGCAGACCTGAAAGCTTTTGGTTTTGAGAAGGTATTCAGACTTGGAGAGTTTGGAGGCTACAAGGGTGCAGATGTACCTGATCCTTATTTTTTCAAAGGTTTTGAGGGATTTGAAAAGGTTTATGAAATGGTAGCCTGCTGTGTAGAAGATATCTTAAAACAGATAAAACAACAAACACTCTAA
- a CDS encoding sulfite exporter TauE/SafE family protein, with protein sequence MMMELIPVGVLIGAMSGFFGIGGGTILVPVLLAMGFSTKDAIGISIMQMVFSSIYGSYLNHKKGSLILGEGILVGLGGFIGGFIGGYVTQFIADRVLEFLFLALLLFALFRLFFSKQHEDDAQTRSINRALLFLIGVVIGIFAITLGVGGSIVLTPILVGLLHYPIKKAVSAGLFFVVFSSVAGMSSRLVTGTIDFENGLIIAIASLVGVWGGIWLKDHVHSTHHKIALLVMYVIAIAILVDKMWF encoded by the coding sequence ATGATGATGGAACTCATACCTGTAGGGGTACTGATCGGTGCAATGTCTGGTTTTTTCGGTATAGGCGGTGGAACTATACTTGTACCTGTTTTGCTGGCTATGGGGTTCTCGACAAAAGATGCGATCGGTATTTCGATTATGCAGATGGTATTTAGTTCGATCTACGGCTCTTATCTTAACCATAAAAAAGGTTCTCTTATCCTAGGAGAAGGCATACTGGTAGGGTTAGGCGGTTTTATCGGTGGTTTCATCGGTGGATATGTCACCCAGTTCATTGCAGATAGAGTACTTGAATTTTTATTTCTTGCTTTACTTTTATTTGCACTCTTTAGGCTTTTCTTTTCCAAACAGCATGAAGATGACGCACAGACAAGATCGATCAATAGAGCATTGCTATTCCTCATAGGTGTGGTGATAGGTATTTTTGCGATTACTTTGGGAGTAGGTGGGTCGATCGTGTTGACACCGATACTGGTAGGACTTTTACATTATCCAATCAAAAAGGCAGTGAGTGCGGGACTCTTTTTTGTAGTCTTCTCATCTGTGGCAGGTATGTCCAGTCGTCTTGTAACAGGTACAATAGATTTTGAAAATGGTCTGATTATTGCAATTGCTTCACTGGTAGGTGTATGGGGTGGTATATGGCTTAAAGACCATGTACATTCTACACATCATAAGATTGCACTGCTAGTAATGTATGTGATAGCAATTGCTATCCTAGTCGATAAAATGTGGTTTTAA
- the uvrA gene encoding excinuclease ABC subunit UvrA gives MSSIKNDTIQVFGAKENNLKNIDLEIPKNKLVVFTGISGSGKSTLAFSTLYAEGQRRYIESLSSYARQFLGRVGKPDVDKIEGLTPAIAIDQKTTSKNPRSTVGTITEIYDYLRLLFARVGKQYCHECGKPISSMSASDIIEEVLRLPDGAKLVIMAPLVKEKKGTFADMIESLRHKGYVRAMIDGVMVRLDDEIELSKTKKHTIKVVIDRVVVKEESRDRIGQDVEKALKESFGEVEIEILNHEEIEFDRQDMHYSEHLACFDCKLSFEPLEPVSFSFNSPKGACPTCDGLGIRYAIDLKKVIDPDLSIDKGAVKIMYGFNKSYYTKFLNAFCEQNDIDINVPYSELAEYQQKAILYGIGGVVDFTWKRHKLKREWPGVVKFAHEMFKDEKDLSEYMTEKVCDKCQGHRLRPRSLAVKIEGKNIADVIDMPIEKSYTYFADEKSFSHLNEQQRLIAEPILKELHERLFFLFDVGLGYLTLSRDARTISGGEAQRIRIASQIGSGLTGVMYVLDEPSIGLHERDTMKLIRTLVSLRDKGNSVIVVEHDKETIAAADHIVDIGPGAGEFGGQVVFSGSTNALKKAKTLTADYMFGRKDVSYPHDKPQEKWIEIKNVTLNNIHHLNAKIPLHNFVCITGVSGSGKSSLILQTLLPVARELLNHAKKVNKVDGVEINGLDTLDKVIYLDQSPIGRTPRSNPATYTGVMDEIRKLFAQTKEAELRGYKVGRFSFNVKGGRCEKCQGDGQIKIEMHFLPDVMVKCDACNGARYNAQTLEVLYKGKSIADVLAMSVAEAMEFFKAIPAIAVKLKTLQDVGLDYITLGQNATTLSGGEAQRIKLSKELSRKDTGNTLYVLDEPTTGLHFADVDRLTGVLHHLVDLGNSVVVIEHNLDMIKNADYIIDMGPEGGNKGGLIIAEGSPEKLAKEYEKTGSYTAEYLKKELGI, from the coding sequence ATGTCTAGTATAAAAAATGATACGATACAGGTTTTTGGGGCAAAAGAGAACAATCTTAAAAATATCGATCTTGAAATACCTAAAAACAAGCTAGTGGTTTTTACCGGGATTTCCGGTTCAGGAAAATCTACGTTAGCATTCTCTACACTTTATGCAGAAGGGCAGCGCCGTTATATAGAGTCGCTCTCTTCTTATGCCAGACAGTTCCTCGGTCGTGTAGGAAAACCGGATGTTGATAAGATTGAAGGACTGACACCTGCAATCGCGATCGATCAGAAAACCACCTCAAAAAACCCTCGTTCTACTGTAGGAACGATCACTGAAATCTATGATTATCTTAGATTGCTTTTTGCAAGGGTTGGAAAACAGTACTGTCATGAGTGTGGAAAACCGATCTCTTCAATGTCGGCAAGTGATATCATTGAGGAAGTGCTTAGACTTCCTGATGGCGCTAAATTGGTCATTATGGCACCATTGGTCAAAGAGAAAAAGGGAACCTTTGCCGATATGATCGAATCACTACGGCATAAGGGTTATGTACGTGCAATGATCGATGGTGTGATGGTAAGGCTTGACGATGAGATTGAACTTTCAAAGACCAAAAAACATACGATCAAAGTAGTGATCGATAGAGTTGTGGTCAAAGAAGAAAGTAGAGATCGTATCGGCCAGGATGTTGAAAAAGCACTCAAAGAGAGCTTTGGTGAAGTAGAAATAGAGATATTGAACCATGAAGAGATAGAGTTTGACCGGCAGGATATGCACTATTCTGAACACTTGGCCTGTTTTGATTGTAAACTCAGTTTTGAACCGTTGGAGCCTGTGAGTTTTTCATTTAACTCACCAAAAGGTGCATGTCCTACATGTGATGGGCTTGGTATTCGTTATGCCATTGACCTTAAAAAAGTGATCGATCCGGACCTTAGTATCGATAAGGGTGCCGTTAAGATCATGTACGGTTTTAACAAAAGTTACTATACAAAATTCCTTAATGCTTTTTGTGAACAAAATGATATTGATATCAATGTCCCCTATAGCGAACTTGCAGAATATCAGCAAAAGGCGATCTTATACGGGATAGGCGGTGTGGTAGACTTTACATGGAAGCGCCATAAGCTTAAACGTGAATGGCCCGGTGTCGTTAAGTTTGCTCATGAGATGTTCAAAGACGAAAAGGATCTAAGTGAGTATATGACGGAGAAGGTGTGTGATAAATGTCAGGGACACAGACTCCGCCCTCGCTCACTTGCAGTGAAGATCGAAGGTAAGAATATCGCTGATGTCATTGATATGCCTATTGAAAAGTCCTATACATACTTTGCGGATGAAAAGAGCTTTTCTCATCTTAACGAGCAACAGCGTCTTATTGCCGAGCCGATTTTGAAGGAACTTCATGAAAGGCTTTTTTTCCTTTTTGATGTAGGTCTAGGCTATCTTACACTCAGTCGTGATGCACGTACGATCTCAGGAGGAGAAGCACAGCGTATCCGTATCGCTTCGCAGATCGGATCGGGACTGACTGGGGTCATGTATGTACTTGATGAGCCAAGTATCGGGCTACATGAACGTGATACAATGAAACTGATCAGGACACTGGTGTCTTTGCGTGATAAAGGCAACAGTGTTATCGTGGTTGAACATGACAAAGAGACAATTGCAGCAGCTGACCATATTGTCGATATCGGTCCGGGAGCAGGTGAGTTTGGCGGTCAAGTGGTTTTTTCAGGCAGTACAAATGCACTAAAAAAAGCAAAGACGTTAACTGCGGATTATATGTTTGGACGCAAAGATGTATCTTATCCACACGATAAGCCTCAAGAGAAGTGGATTGAGATCAAAAACGTTACACTGAACAATATTCATCATCTAAATGCAAAAATACCGCTTCATAATTTTGTTTGTATCACAGGTGTGAGTGGAAGTGGAAAAAGTTCATTGATCTTACAGACACTTCTTCCTGTTGCAAGAGAGCTTCTCAATCATGCCAAAAAAGTCAATAAGGTAGATGGAGTAGAGATCAACGGGTTGGACACTCTTGATAAAGTAATTTATCTGGATCAGAGTCCTATCGGACGTACACCACGTTCAAATCCTGCAACCTACACAGGTGTAATGGATGAAATAAGAAAACTCTTTGCTCAGACAAAAGAAGCAGAACTTCGTGGCTATAAAGTAGGGCGTTTTTCATTTAATGTCAAGGGCGGACGATGTGAAAAGTGTCAAGGAGATGGTCAAATAAAGATCGAGATGCACTTCTTACCGGATGTGATGGTCAAGTGTGATGCCTGTAACGGCGCACGCTACAATGCACAAACACTAGAGGTACTTTATAAAGGTAAATCAATTGCTGATGTTCTTGCAATGAGTGTAGCTGAAGCGATGGAGTTCTTCAAAGCGATACCTGCAATCGCTGTCAAACTCAAGACACTTCAGGATGTTGGATTAGACTATATTACTCTGGGGCAGAATGCGACCACACTTTCAGGTGGTGAAGCACAGCGTATCAAACTGAGTAAAGAGCTGAGTCGTAAAGATACAGGTAATACACTTTATGTACTGGATGAGCCGACTACCGGACTACACTTTGCGGATGTAGACAGGCTGACGGGTGTATTGCATCACTTGGTTGATCTTGGAAACTCGGTTGTAGTTATCGAACACAATCTTGATATGATCAAAAATGCTGACTATATCATTGATATGGGACCTGAAGGCGGAAATAAAGGCGGATTGATCATTGCAGAAGGAAGTCCTGAAAAGCTGGCAAAAGAGTATGAAAAGACAGGAAGTTATACTGCTGAATACTTGAAAAAAGAGTTGGGGATTTAA